One genomic window of Cololabis saira isolate AMF1-May2022 chromosome 3, fColSai1.1, whole genome shotgun sequence includes the following:
- the si:dkey-82o10.4 gene encoding m-AAA protease-interacting protein 1, mitochondrial has product MQGIRGLASRRELGLLAAGMRACRSGWSCRQEPVFCPGRRLLLPGAAQSRSSSGSPGSSGSPLPPRGSGRRPAISVVGIPDPLTWIRCKVISLLVDLYFQIDLNSQEFESGAKQALVLVSSKMSRGRYHELVGLVSKEMVEYLEDKCKCLPSAQRTELAVGMDDIIFSLPEDVSVVFDQHGRKFCSVAMRFWHLSSHEGPDDPEGTKIFKVGAGEEDGPKKKISTAVYEFHGELTHGAHPEWTITTVWHWNWRPAE; this is encoded by the exons ATGCAGGGTATCCGCGGCCTCGCCTCCCGCCGGGAGCTCGGGCTGCTGGCGGCCGGGATGCGCGCCTGCAGGAGCGGCTGGAGCTGCCGGCaggagccggtgttctgccccGGGCGGAGGCTCCTGCTGCCCGGAGCCGCGCAGAGCCGCAGCTCCTCCGGCTCCCCCGGCTCCTCCGGCTCCCCGCTGCCGCCGCGCGGCTCTGGCCGCCGGCCCGCCATCTCCGTGGTCGGCATCCCCGACCCGCTCACCTGGATCCGCTGTAAGGTCATCAGCCTCCTGGTGGATCTCTACTTCCAGATAGACTTAAACTCACAGGAGTTTGAAAGTGGAGCAAAACAG GCTTTGGTCCTCGTGTCCAGCAAGATGTCTCGAGGGAGATACCACGAGCTGGTCGGGCTCGTGTCCAAGGAG ATGGTGGAATATCTGGAGGACAAGTGCAAGTGTCTCCCCAGCGCTCAGAGGACGGAGCTCGCTGTCGGCATGGACGACATCATCTTCTCTCTGCCGGAGGACGTTTCCGTCGTCTTTGATCAGCACG GAAGAAAGTTCTGCTCCGTCGCGATGAGATTTTGGCATCTCTCGTCTCACGAAGGTCCGGACGACCCGGAAGGTACAAAAATCTTCAAAGTGGGCGCTGGCGAAGAGGATGGCCCGAAGAAGAAAATCTCAACCGCAGTGTACGA GTTCCACGGAGAGCTGACACACGGGGCGCATCCTGAGTGGACGATCACCACCGTGTGGCACTGGAACTGGAGGCCGGCGGAGTGA